The nucleotide sequence AATCGAGTAAAGTAAAGCCGAAGTAATTTGCTTCGGCTTTATCCTTCTCACAGAACCGTACGTACGGGCCTCGTATCCGGCTCCTGATAAACTTCAGTCACTTCTCGCAGCAGGGAGACAAAACGCCGACATTGTATGTTTCCAAATCAATTAACCCTATTTCTTAAACCAACTGTTTGGTAAGGCCATACTTTTCAATGGGCTTGTGGAGTTACGCCGGGCGGTAGGGCTTCTTTCAGCCCATCGGCTCGGCAAACATGCCGGGCAAACTAAAAAGCAACTGGTTTTTTGACCAATTGCTTTTTTATTAATAAATTAAATATCAAGAACCCGGACTTCTTTCGCATGTTGGGTAATAAATTCTTTACGAGGCTCTACTTTATCACCCATGAGAATCGTAAATATCTCATTGGCCTTAATGGCATCTTCTAAAGAAACTTTTAGTAAGGTTCTAGTTTCTGGATTCATAGTAGTATCCCAAAGTTGATCAGCATTCATTTCTCCTAAGCCTTTATATCTTTGGATATTGTAGTTTTCTTTATCTATCTTTTCCAAGTATTTATTTAAATCTTCCTCGCTGTAGAAATAGTGTTGTTCTTTCCCTTTTTTACTCTTTAGCTGGAATAAAGGGGGCTGTGCTATAAAAACATACCCATTTTCAATTAAAGGTTTCATGTAGCGGTAAAAGAAAGTTAAGAGCAAAGTGCGAATATGGGAACCATCAACATCAGCATCTGTCATGATAACTGTTTTATGATATCTTAATTTCTCAATTGCGAAATCTTCCCCTACACCTGTTCCCAAAGCAGTAATCATTGCCCTGATTTCTTCGTTATTTAAAATTTTGTCTAGCCTAGCTTTTTCTACATTGAGGATTTTACCTCTTAAAGGCAATATAGCCTGATAACGCCGGTCTCGACCTGATTTGGCCGACCCTCCAGCTGAATCACCCTCCACCAAATAAAGCTCACTTTGCCCAGGATCTTTCACAGAGCAATCAGCTAATTTTCCAGGGAGGCCTGATATTTCTAAAGCATTTTTGCGGCGGGTCAATTCTCTTGCTTTTCTTGCTGCTTCCCTAGCTCGAGAGGCAGAAATTGATTTTTCAATAATTTTCTTAGCAATAGAGGGATTTTCCTCTAAATACTGACTTATTCCTTCACCTAATACCGAATCCACTATTCCCCTAACTTCACTATTGCCTAATTTAGTTTTTGTTTGACCTTCAAACTGAGGATCTATGATTTTGACACTAATTACGGCCGTTAATCCTTCTCTAATATCTTCACCTGATAAATTGCTTTCGTTACCTTTCAACAAATTATACTTTCGTGCATAATCATTGATTGCTCTAGTCAAGGCTGTTTTAAATCCTGATTCATGAGTACCACCTTCCGTGGTATGAATGTTATTAGCATAGGAAAAAATATTTTCTACATATCCATCAAAATACTGTAAAGCAATTTCTACTTCAATATTTTCTTTTTTGTCTTTTAAGTAAATTGGACGGTTATGGATTACATCCTTGTTTTTATTTAAACTTTTCACAAAATCGATAATGCCACCATCATGGAGATATTCTTCTTGTTTGCCATCGCGTTCATCTTTCAAAATAATTTTGACACCTTTATTTAAAAAAGAAAGTTCCTTCAGCCGATAAGCTAAGGTGTCGAAATCATAAACTAAATCCTCAAATATTTCCTTATCTGGCTTGAAAGAAATTTGGGTTCCAGTCCCTTTGGATTTACCGATTACTTTTAATTGGGAAACAGGATTTCCCCGTTCATAACGTTGAAAATAAATTTCGTTATTTCTTTTTACCTTTACTTCTAACCATTCGCTGAGTGCATTGACAACGGACATTCCAACCCCATGTAAACCGCCGGATACTTTATAGCCATTTCCCCCAAATTTACCGCCAGCATGAAGTACTGTTAAGGCTACTTCAACAGCCGGTTTACCCATCTTAGGATGAATATCCACAGGTATGCCTCGTCCGTTATCACTTGCGGTAATGCTGTTGTCTGGATTAATTACAACTTCGATTCTATTGCAAAAACCGGCTAGTGCCTCATCAATACTATTGTCAACTATTTCGTAAACTAAATGGTGCAAACCTCGGGAACTGGTGCTGCCAATATACATACCTGGCCTTTTACGAACTGCCTCCAAGCCTTCAAGGACTTGAATTTGACTAGCATCATAATTTGTTTCCATGGGCTCTGTCATTTTCATTACTCCTAACTATTGCATTCTATTTTTTTCCTTTGCCATAAGGTATGGGCATTTCCTAACTTTCTAAAGCAGGCAATTTTTGCAGTTTTCCACCGCTGATTTCAGCTATTGCTGCTTTAGCTAAAGTTTCCTGATTTAAAAATTCTAGGTCAGTACAAGTAATAAAAGTTTGAATTTTTTTACTTACCATGGATAATAGTTGTTCTCTCCGATTTTTATCCAACTCAGATAATACATCATCTAAAAGAAGTACAGGATATTCGCCACTTTCTGCAAACATAAACTCTAACTCGGCTATTTTTAAACTCAAGGCAACTGTCCTTTGTTGACCTTGAGAACCAAATACATTGGCATTTAAGCCATTGATTTTAAGTTCAAAATCATCCCTTTGGGGGCCAATAGTAGTATAGCCTTTAATTGTATCTTCTTTTTGGAACTTTTGTAAGTTCTCTAAAAAAATTTTTTCAAGGTTGTGGCTGCCTATTTGCTCAATATTTTGGCAAATAGTAGATTTATAAATAATTTCTAATTCCTCTTGGCCACTAGTTAAACGGCGATGGGCAAGCCTTGCTAAAGGTTTAATTTTCTGCAGCATTTCTAATCTTTTAGAAATCAACCAAGCACCACTTTTAGCAAGTTGACTTTCCCAAACATCTAAACTCCCAGTGTCTGATTTTCCTAATTTTATATTTTTTAATAAATTATTACGCTGCAGGAGAATTTTACGATATTGTAAAAGATAATGGTAGTAAGATGGGCTTACTTGTATTATTTCATTGTCTAAATACCTTCTGCGTAAAGCTGGAGTACCTTTAACAATAAATAAATCATCTGGTGAAAATAAAACAACATTAAACAGTCCAATAATATCTGTAACTTTATTACTTTTTGTCCCGTTAACTTCCAGCTCTTTCTTTTTATTTTTCAGACTGTAGCGAAGCTGAAAAACAGAATTTTTGGTTCCTACTTCCGCTTTAATTTGAAAAAAGTCACTTCCCCATTTAATCAGTTCCAAATCATTTGGATAACGTCCGGAATGGGCAGAGCTTAAGTAATAAATGGCTTCTAAAAGGTTACTTTTTCCTTGAGCATTTTTCCCTACTAGAATATTTAATTTATGAGTAACATAATATTTAAGATTAGTATAATTTGTGAAATTTTGCAAATCTAGAGATTGAAGATACATTTAATTCACTACCTCTATGATTTAAAAACAACTTGATATTTTTCTTTTTTTACCTCAACTATATCTCCATTCAGGAGTTTTTTTCCTTTTTGCATTTCAATTTTATTGTTAACTTTGATTTGACCGGAACTAATTAAAATTTTAGCTTCTCCGCCTGTTGCAGCTATGGCAGCCCATTTTAAAAACTGATCAAGTTTAATGCTTGGAGTATTGATTGCAATTTCCTGATATTTTTCCACTTTAAAAACCTCCCACTACTTAAAAAGGGACTATACTCCAATATTTTAGTGAGCTTTGTCCCTTAGTTCTGATTGCTTTTAACCTTATGCTAAGCGAACAGGAAGAACTAAAAATAAATAATTATTATTGTCTGTAGGTTTTATTACACCTGCACTTAAGGCTCCTTTAAGGTTTAAGTATATTTCTTCCTGATCCATAACGCGCAGTACATCAATTAAATATTTGGCATTAAAAGCAATTTCAATTTCCTCTCCGTTTAGATAAATAGGTATTTCTTCGTGAATTTTACCAATTTCTGCAGATTGAGAGGATATAGTCAGAGTATTCCCTTGAGCATTTAATTTAATAACATTTGATCTAGTTTTTAAGTCATCTTTAGAAAGTAGTGCAGCCCTTTCTAAAGAATCTCGGAATCCCTTGGTTAAAACCCGGATTTGAGAGGTAAATTCCTTAGGAATAACTTCTTGGTACTCTGGGAATTGTCCTTCAATAAGCCTAGAAATTAACATTACATTTTGCGTTTTAAAGAGAGTCAGTTTTTCTGCAATTTGTATTTCTAAAATCTCTTCCTCTGGCCGGATAATTCTACTTAATTCATTTAAAGCACGGCTAGGAATAATTAAAGATAAATTAAGGTTCTCAGCTGACTCATTATTAAAATTAACTTGTCTATAAGCTAAGCGGTGGGTATCTGTGGCTACAAGATTAATAAATCCCCGTTCCGTAATTTCCAATAAAATTCCGGTAAAAATGGGACGTGATGCATCGCTGGAAGCAGCAATAGAAACAAACTTAATAGCATTTACTAATAGTTCAGGATTAACTTGTAAATTATATAAACCTTCAATTTTAGGAAGTACAGGATATTCTTTATGATCATAAGTATTAAGCTCTACTTCAGAAGTGCCGTAAGTTATCTTAAAAAGATTTGAATCTTCCTTATTTTCTAAAGTTATTTCCATATTAGGAAGTTTCCTAACTATTTCTGCAAAATATTTAGCTGGTAATACTGTAGTTCCTTCTTCAATCACCTCTACAGCTACTGAATATTCAATTCCTATTTCTAAATCTGTTGCTCTTAAGTACAGTAAACCATTTTGAGCTGACAGATATATACCGTTAAGTATAGGTAAAGTACTTTTACTGGAAATAGCTCTTTGTACAACTTGTACACCGGCTAGGAGTTCGTCTTGCCTAATGTTTATTTTCATTTTTATCCTCCCAAATCCGTATTATTTTTTATATTAAAATTTAGTAGTATTAGTAATAGAGGTTGTGAATATGTGTATAGTTTAAATTATTGAAGATAAACACGAGCCTATAGAATGTGCATAAGCCTGTGGATTAATAACTAGAATAATACACAACTTGTTAATTAGATTTTATTTGAGTTACTAGTAAATTGATAGTTTCTTCTAAGGAACGACTATTTTTTAACTCTTTGGAAATTTTATCGTAGGCGTGCATTACCGTAGTATGGTCTCTTCCGCCAAATTCTTGTCCAATTTGAGGCAGTGAATTATCTGTCATCTCTCTAATTAAATACATAGCTATTTGCCTTGGAAAAGCTACGTTTTTTGTTCTCTTTTTAGCCTTTAAATCTTCAACCTTTAAATTAAAATGACTTGCTACTTTTTCTTGAATTCTTTCAATGGTTATCTCTGGAGGCTTATTTGGTGAAATAAGGTCTCTTAATGCTTCATCTACAATATCCTCATTGTAAGTTTTTTTAGTAATATTAGCGTAAGCAGCAACTCGGATTAAGGCCCCTTCTAATTCTCTAATATTTGATTGAATTTTTTCGGCAATAGAAGCCATAACGTTATTAGGAACTTGCAAATTCTCCGATAAGGCTTTTTTTCTTAAAATAGCAATTCTTGTCTCAAAATCAGGTGGTTGAATATCAGTAATTAAACCCCATTCAAAGCGTGAGCGTAAACGATCTTCTAAAGTAGGAATTTCTTTAGGTGGGCGATCACTAGATATTACAATTTGTTTATTAGCATCATGTAAAGCGTTGAAGGTGTGGAAAAATTCTTCTTGAGTTCTTTCTTTTTTGGCTAGAAATTGTATATCATCAATTAAAAGTACATCAATATTTCTGTATTTATTTCTAAATTCCACTGTTTGCCCATCTTGAATAGAGTTAATTAACTCATTTGTAAATTTTTCCGAAGAAACATAAAGCACTTTAGTGTTATTTGAGTTTTCTATAACATAATGACCAATGGCATGCATTAAGTGAGTTTTGCCTAAACCTACCCCACCATAAATAAATAGAGGATTATAAGTTTTTGCAGGTGTCTCAGCTACTGCTAAAGAAGCAGCATGGGCAAATCTATTACTATTTCCTATAACAAAAGATTCAAAAGTATATTTTGAATTTAGATGAGGGGATTCTAAAGAAAAATTAATATTTTCTATTGTGGACTGGGAATTTTTATTTTTATATTGACCTTTTTCGCTATGTTGTAGATATTCCTTAGCTGAAGGTAATACAAAATTCAATTCTATGTCCTGATCAACAATTAATTGAATAGTATTTTTAATTAAGTTGTAATATCTGTCTTTGAGCCAGTCTTTAGCAAATTCGTTCGGCACTCCAATGGTGGCTTTATGTTCATCAAGATCTAATAATTGAGTTGATTTAAGCCATGTTTCAAAGCTAGGTTTGCTTAGTTCATTTTCTAAAATATCAAGTGTTTTGCCCCATATTTCATCTAAATCCATTCAAAATACCCTCCATGTTCTAAAGACTAGTTATCCACAAGTTTTAAGGTCCAAACTTGTGGATAGAAAAAACTAAGTCTTTAATATATTTAGTTATCTACAGCTGTTTAGTAAATTTTAAAAGAAAAATATGAATTATTTCTTGCAGTAAATAAAAATTAAAAACTACCAAAGTATTGCTAAATCAATGTTTTTCAGAGTTTATTATTCTAAGAAAAGCTAATAGAAACAAAAAAAAATGCCCCACATCAATTAAATTATGTAAAGAAAAATTGCAATCTTATCATAACAAAAACTATCCACAACTTCAATAATCTTTTCCACAAGAAATATATCCACAATGCAAAATTATACACAATGTGGATAAGTTGATTTAATATAATTACTAATTATAAATAATTAGTGAACTTGACAAAGAAAATAAATATGCTTATAATTCTGTTAATATGTCTATGAAGTATACTAAATGAAAATCTAAAATAGATTAGGAATTTGGATTGGAGGGTAGAAGATGAAAAGAACATATCAACCTAAAAATAGAAAACATAAAAGAGTTCACGGTTTTTTAAGCAGGATGAGTACTCCTGGTGGAAAAAATGTAATTAGAAGAAGACGCTTAAAAGGGAGAAAGAAATTATCAGCATAAGGCCGCCGTCGTGGCCTTTTATATTTTTTAAGACTATTTTTTGCTGAAGCTGTTTATAATAGGAAATACAAAGTTAATAGGATAAATTTTACATAAATATGTTCTATGGCTTGATTGCGAGGTATTTTCTTGTTAAAAAGGGATTTCCGGTTAAAAAAAAATAAGGATTATAAAATTACATACAATAAGGGGAAGTATCTGACTGGCCAATACGTAATTATGTATTATTTAAAAAATGGTTTAAGTGTTAATAAATTTGGTTTTTCTATTTCGAAAAAAGTTGGTAAGGCAGTTGTAAGAAATAAAATTAAGCGCAGGTTAAGAGAATGCTGTAGGCTAAACAATTCTAGGCTTGCCCAAGGGTATAACATTATTTTTGTTGCCCGGTCTAAAATTAAAGGAATTAAATACGTTTTAGTCGAAGAAGAAATTATTAATTTGCTTTCTAAAGCTAATTTATTAAAGCAAAATTCTTAATTTTTGTGCTATTTTAGGAGGCAGTATGAGCAAAATATTTGTTAAATTGATTAGAATATATCAAAAATTTTTCTCTCCACTGTTTCCTAGAAGGTGTAGATTTTATCCTACATGTTCTCAATATGCAATTGAAGTTTTCGAAAAGTACGGTTTTTTTAGGGGTTTTTTTAAAACCTTTTGGAGAATAATACGCTGCAATCCTTTTTTTCCAGGAGGTTATGACCCTTCATAAAGTAGAAAAAGTTAAATAAGGGGTTTATAATAAAATAAGGAGGTGAAACCTGTCTTTTATTTATAAGGCAGGGGCTATTTGTCGATTTTGGTCAATTTTATTTCCGATAGTATTCAGTTTTTTTATAATATTACCGCTATATCTGGTATACCTAACTATGGATTTGCTATTATTTTGTTTACAGTTTTTATTAAACTGCTTTTGTTTCCTTTAACATCTATTCAAGTCAAATCCATGAGGGCAATGCAAGAGTTACAGCCAAAGCTTAAGGAAATACAAACTAAGTATAAAAATGATCAACAAAAAGCACAGCAAGCTATGATGGAATTGTACCAGAAAAACAAAGTAAATCCTTTTTCTGGCTGCTTACCTTTATTAGTACAAATGCCGATATTATTTGCTTTATTTACTGCTTTACGTACTTTTTTTGATCCAAAATTACACCCAGCTTATGTAAACTTAGAACATGCTACTTTTTTCTGGATACCTAACTTAGGAGTTCCGGACCCATTATATATATTACCAATTTTGGCGGCTGTTTTTACATTTGTCCAACAAAAGGCTAGTACTCCTAATAATACAGATCCGACACAAAAGACTATGTTGTACATAATGCCACTATTTATGGGTTGGATTGCAAAAAGTTTTGCATCTGGTTTGGCTCTATACTGGGTAGTTTATAGTATTGTTAGTGCTTTAGAGCAATTTTTGCTTAAAAAACAGCGAATTGTTGCCAAGGAGGAAGTTGCTGAAAGATGAGGAGTGTTGAGATTACTGCTAAGACAGTCGAAGAAGCAGTGGAAACAGCCTTAAAAGAGCTTAAAGTTAAGCAAGAAGATGTCAAGGTAGAAGTTTTAGAGGAGCCTAGCAAAGGTTTGTTTGGAATTATAGGCTGTAGAATGGCTAAGGTCAGAATAACTATGGAAGATAAGCCGAGCCAGGTAGCTTTAGATTTTTTAAACAAAGTCTTTGCAGAAATGGACTTAGAAGTTAATGTGGAAATAAAAGAAACTAATGATACACTAGCAATTACTTTTAGCGGACCCCAACTTGGTATTTTAATTGGGCGACGTGGAGAAACCCTTGATGCATTACAATATTTAACTAATTTAGCAGTCAATCATAAATTTGAGCGTAGGATCCATGTGCTGCTGGATGTGGAGGGATACCGTAAACGCCGGGAACAAACTTTAATAAATTTAGCACAGCGTCTTTCTGAAAAAGTTAAACGTACGGGTAAAAATGTTGTTTTAGAACCTATGAATTCCCATGAAAGACGTATTATCCATACCACATTACAAAATGACAATTATGTACAGACTTATAGTGAAGGGCAAGAACCTTATCGAAAGGTAGT is from Bacillota bacterium LX-D and encodes:
- the gyrB gene encoding DNA topoisomerase (ATP-hydrolyzing) subunit B, with protein sequence MTEPMETNYDASQIQVLEGLEAVRKRPGMYIGSTSSRGLHHLVYEIVDNSIDEALAGFCNRIEVVINPDNSITASDNGRGIPVDIHPKMGKPAVEVALTVLHAGGKFGGNGYKVSGGLHGVGMSVVNALSEWLEVKVKRNNEIYFQRYERGNPVSQLKVIGKSKGTGTQISFKPDKEIFEDLVYDFDTLAYRLKELSFLNKGVKIILKDERDGKQEEYLHDGGIIDFVKSLNKNKDVIHNRPIYLKDKKENIEVEIALQYFDGYVENIFSYANNIHTTEGGTHESGFKTALTRAINDYARKYNLLKGNESNLSGEDIREGLTAVISVKIIDPQFEGQTKTKLGNSEVRGIVDSVLGEGISQYLEENPSIAKKIIEKSISASRAREAARKARELTRRKNALEISGLPGKLADCSVKDPGQSELYLVEGDSAGGSAKSGRDRRYQAILPLRGKILNVEKARLDKILNNEEIRAMITALGTGVGEDFAIEKLRYHKTVIMTDADVDGSHIRTLLLTFFYRYMKPLIENGYVFIAQPPLFQLKSKKGKEQHYFYSEEDLNKYLEKIDKENYNIQRYKGLGEMNADQLWDTTMNPETRTLLKVSLEDAIKANEIFTILMGDKVEPRKEFITQHAKEVRVLDI
- the recF gene encoding DNA replication/repair protein RecF → MYLQSLDLQNFTNYTNLKYYVTHKLNILVGKNAQGKSNLLEAIYYLSSAHSGRYPNDLELIKWGSDFFQIKAEVGTKNSVFQLRYSLKNKKKELEVNGTKSNKVTDIIGLFNVVLFSPDDLFIVKGTPALRRRYLDNEIIQVSPSYYHYLLQYRKILLQRNNLLKNIKLGKSDTGSLDVWESQLAKSGAWLISKRLEMLQKIKPLARLAHRRLTSGQEELEIIYKSTICQNIEQIGSHNLEKIFLENLQKFQKEDTIKGYTTIGPQRDDFELKINGLNANVFGSQGQQRTVALSLKIAELEFMFAESGEYPVLLLDDVLSELDKNRREQLLSMVSKKIQTFITCTDLEFLNQETLAKAAIAEISGGKLQKLPALES
- a CDS encoding RNA-binding S4 domain-containing protein; this translates as MEKYQEIAINTPSIKLDQFLKWAAIAATGGEAKILISSGQIKVNNKIEMQKGKKLLNGDIVEVKKEKYQVVFKS
- the dnaN gene encoding DNA polymerase III subunit beta, giving the protein MKINIRQDELLAGVQVVQRAISSKSTLPILNGIYLSAQNGLLYLRATDLEIGIEYSVAVEVIEEGTTVLPAKYFAEIVRKLPNMEITLENKEDSNLFKITYGTSEVELNTYDHKEYPVLPKIEGLYNLQVNPELLVNAIKFVSIAASSDASRPIFTGILLEITERGFINLVATDTHRLAYRQVNFNNESAENLNLSLIIPSRALNELSRIIRPEEEILEIQIAEKLTLFKTQNVMLISRLIEGQFPEYQEVIPKEFTSQIRVLTKGFRDSLERAALLSKDDLKTRSNVIKLNAQGNTLTISSQSAEIGKIHEEIPIYLNGEEIEIAFNAKYLIDVLRVMDQEEIYLNLKGALSAGVIKPTDNNNYLFLVLPVRLA
- the dnaA gene encoding chromosomal replication initiator protein DnaA, which codes for MDLDEIWGKTLDILENELSKPSFETWLKSTQLLDLDEHKATIGVPNEFAKDWLKDRYYNLIKNTIQLIVDQDIELNFVLPSAKEYLQHSEKGQYKNKNSQSTIENINFSLESPHLNSKYTFESFVIGNSNRFAHAASLAVAETPAKTYNPLFIYGGVGLGKTHLMHAIGHYVIENSNNTKVLYVSSEKFTNELINSIQDGQTVEFRNKYRNIDVLLIDDIQFLAKKERTQEEFFHTFNALHDANKQIVISSDRPPKEIPTLEDRLRSRFEWGLITDIQPPDFETRIAILRKKALSENLQVPNNVMASIAEKIQSNIRELEGALIRVAAYANITKKTYNEDIVDEALRDLISPNKPPEITIERIQEKVASHFNLKVEDLKAKKRTKNVAFPRQIAMYLIREMTDNSLPQIGQEFGGRDHTTVMHAYDKISKELKNSRSLEETINLLVTQIKSN
- the rpmH gene encoding 50S ribosomal protein L34 gives rise to the protein MKRTYQPKNRKHKRVHGFLSRMSTPGGKNVIRRRRLKGRKKLSA
- the rnpA gene encoding ribonuclease P protein component, which codes for MLKRDFRLKKNKDYKITYNKGKYLTGQYVIMYYLKNGLSVNKFGFSISKKVGKAVVRNKIKRRLRECCRLNNSRLAQGYNIIFVARSKIKGIKYVLVEEEIINLLSKANLLKQNS
- the yidD gene encoding membrane protein insertion efficiency factor YidD; the encoded protein is MSKIFVKLIRIYQKFFSPLFPRRCRFYPTCSQYAIEVFEKYGFFRGFFKTFWRIIRCNPFFPGGYDPS
- a CDS encoding YidC/Oxa1 family membrane protein insertase; the encoded protein is MSILVNFISDSIQFFYNITAISGIPNYGFAIILFTVFIKLLLFPLTSIQVKSMRAMQELQPKLKEIQTKYKNDQQKAQQAMMELYQKNKVNPFSGCLPLLVQMPILFALFTALRTFFDPKLHPAYVNLEHATFFWIPNLGVPDPLYILPILAAVFTFVQQKASTPNNTDPTQKTMLYIMPLFMGWIAKSFASGLALYWVVYSIVSALEQFLLKKQRIVAKEEVAER
- the jag gene encoding RNA-binding cell elongation regulator Jag/EloR; its protein translation is MRSVEITAKTVEEAVETALKELKVKQEDVKVEVLEEPSKGLFGIIGCRMAKVRITMEDKPSQVALDFLNKVFAEMDLEVNVEIKETNDTLAITFSGPQLGILIGRRGETLDALQYLTNLAVNHKFERRIHVLLDVEGYRKRREQTLINLAQRLSEKVKRTGKNVVLEPMNSHERRIIHTTLQNDNYVQTYSEGQEPYRKVVISLKNKVSQESI